From a region of the Janthinobacterium sp. 61 genome:
- a CDS encoding translocation/assembly module TamB domain-containing protein: protein MSDITTESHDTAPPPPAKKPRRALRYLLIAVASLAVLLGGAFWFLGRESTLQMLVQKVASASGGEIEVSGVSGSLYNRMHLGHVSYRSKTQHITADNIDINWSPFQFFSEGIAISELHVASLSVESTAPSEEPSTMPASLASPFKIGISDARLDKVTLISASGNTVFEKIHFTLSGDKTQWQLEDASALTPFGQATASATIAATQPFKLSGKAGLTQLNAAAGEKPAALTLQLGGDLNVLNVTAKGSAGAATADAQLALVPFDPVIILRSASIKGRNINPGKFDATLPQADLSLELDAAIDTRPNAQTVSGKLAILNHATPGPIDQQKLPLRQFEARLGGTLTATTLESAIIDFGNAGKFTGSGKLNRNAADAPIGNAQLTLHTDKIDLQHIYSSINSTKIVGDIVLDSDGKTQTLRAKLGEAKLRLDVEATLADSLVQLRKATLQAGKSSVNATGQISLKDEQPFKAVANTSRLNPADFGAFPVADLNLDVRASGHVAPQWLANADFTVRPSKLLDQPLSGKGKLTADAAHFSGIDVQLALGKNNLTAKGNFGGAGEKLNWNVDARQLSALQGDLLGSVLASGVVQGTLQQPRTSFVADAKGLGLTSGKRPAPDSAIHASGDVGLTGPKKEAELKMTGSLQKINPAAFGASLPNGNVNADFNGSGRLSGDWQVALNLGLRESTLQNAPLAGYARLSANAKRIDSVDAELRLGPNSLLAKGALGGATDKLAWKLDAPQLSTLGPRFAGVLQAAGSVSGKMDAPAAQLTLDGRDLTFFGDQQLKSIKGSASVGAGQGALDPMVSSLDITGYSTPTFKLASARLGTTGTRGSHTVSLTARNDDFDATVQIRGSQSGANWTGTIDSLQNKGRYALVLQAPVPVKVAGPAGSGVAGLGQPEQISVGNTVIKLPAGSITMQSLVKNGPRWTSSGQAAGVALTYLAQVIPSLQANARSDLTLGAQWSLDMQVPTAKQKDPSLAGMLHIYREKGDVTVGVEQPLALGLRTFDARVDVANQQLRLAVKLDGARAGQSDINATVQMLGGRISNDSALSLTATTNVDTLAWLAPLTGQPGLELGGALKIALAGSGSIGAPQLNGDINGSKLLVNWADQGLKLRNGVLQAKLAGDQLQLQRLSFDGGDGKVQADGWVRFANGEASLELKLMADRLQALSRPDRTLILSGNSTLVRNDKRFSFEGKFKANRALIELAPQDTPTQSSDVVVLGKEVKGSKEAPSLPLNIDLEFDLGNAFHLRGMGLDADLAGNIRARVINRAAPRVTGSIKVSNGQYAAYGQKLSIERGLIAFTGAYDNPSLNILAVRKRPEGEALSETNVEAGVEVRGTAQSPTAKLVSTPSVSDSDKLAWLILGHGAETAAGDEMALLTTAAGALFGGSGGGLQGKLANSLGLDEVGLSQAQGLESTVVTVGKRLSSRAYLTFEQGTSTATSLVKLRYKLNRRITLQFQTGTNNALDVLYTWAFD, encoded by the coding sequence ATGTCTGATATTACTACCGAGTCCCACGACACCGCGCCGCCACCGCCGGCGAAAAAACCGCGCCGGGCGCTGCGCTACCTCCTGATCGCCGTTGCCAGCCTGGCCGTGCTGCTGGGTGGTGCCTTCTGGTTCCTGGGCCGCGAATCGACCTTGCAGATGCTGGTGCAAAAAGTGGCCAGTGCCAGCGGCGGCGAAATCGAAGTGTCGGGCGTGTCCGGCTCGCTCTACAATCGCATGCACCTGGGCCACGTCAGCTACCGCAGCAAGACGCAGCACATCACGGCCGACAATATCGATATCAACTGGTCACCCTTCCAATTCTTTTCGGAAGGCATCGCCATCAGCGAACTGCATGTGGCCAGCCTGTCCGTGGAGAGTACGGCGCCCTCCGAGGAACCGTCGACCATGCCCGCCAGCCTGGCGTCGCCGTTCAAGATCGGCATTTCCGACGCGCGCCTGGACAAGGTCACCCTCATCAGCGCGAGCGGCAACACGGTATTTGAAAAAATTCATTTCACCTTGTCGGGCGACAAGACCCAATGGCAGCTGGAAGACGCCTCGGCCTTGACGCCGTTCGGCCAGGCCACGGCCAGCGCGACGATTGCCGCCACGCAGCCGTTCAAGCTCAGCGGCAAGGCGGGCTTGACGCAGCTCAATGCCGCCGCCGGTGAAAAACCAGCCGCCCTGACCCTGCAGCTGGGCGGCGACTTGAACGTGCTGAACGTGACAGCCAAGGGCAGCGCGGGTGCGGCTACGGCCGACGCCCAGTTGGCGCTGGTACCGTTCGACCCCGTCATCATCCTGCGCTCGGCCAGTATCAAAGGCCGCAACATCAATCCGGGCAAGTTCGACGCGACCCTGCCGCAGGCGGACCTGAGCCTGGAACTCGACGCCGCCATCGACACGCGGCCCAATGCGCAAACCGTGTCGGGCAAGCTGGCCATCCTCAACCACGCCACGCCCGGCCCCATCGACCAGCAAAAGCTGCCGCTGCGCCAGTTCGAAGCGCGCCTGGGCGGCACCCTGACAGCCACCACCCTGGAATCGGCCATCATCGATTTCGGCAACGCGGGCAAATTCACGGGCAGTGGCAAACTCAACCGCAATGCGGCCGACGCTCCCATCGGCAATGCGCAGCTGACCTTGCACACGGACAAGATCGACTTGCAGCATATTTACAGCAGCATCAATAGCACGAAGATCGTCGGCGATATCGTGCTCGACAGCGACGGCAAGACGCAAACCCTGCGCGCCAAGCTCGGTGAGGCCAAGTTGCGCCTGGACGTGGAAGCCACCCTGGCAGATTCCCTGGTGCAACTACGCAAGGCAACCTTGCAAGCAGGCAAAAGCAGCGTCAACGCGACGGGCCAGATCAGCCTGAAGGATGAACAGCCATTCAAGGCCGTGGCCAATACCAGCCGCCTCAATCCCGCAGACTTCGGCGCCTTCCCCGTGGCCGACCTGAACCTCGACGTGCGCGCCAGCGGCCACGTGGCGCCACAATGGCTGGCCAATGCAGACTTCACCGTGCGCCCCAGCAAGCTGCTCGACCAGCCTTTGTCCGGCAAGGGCAAGCTGACGGCCGATGCGGCCCATTTCAGCGGCATCGACGTGCAATTGGCGCTGGGCAAGAATAATCTCACGGCCAAGGGCAACTTTGGCGGCGCCGGCGAAAAGCTCAACTGGAACGTCGATGCACGGCAACTTTCCGCCCTGCAGGGCGACTTGCTGGGCAGCGTGCTGGCCAGCGGCGTGGTGCAGGGCACCCTCCAGCAGCCGCGCACGAGCTTTGTTGCCGATGCAAAAGGACTGGGCCTCACCAGCGGCAAGCGTCCCGCGCCAGACAGCGCCATCCACGCCAGCGGCGACGTGGGCTTGACGGGACCGAAGAAGGAAGCGGAATTGAAAATGACGGGTTCCTTGCAAAAGATCAACCCGGCCGCGTTTGGCGCATCACTGCCCAACGGCAACGTCAATGCGGATTTCAACGGCAGCGGCCGCCTGAGCGGCGACTGGCAAGTGGCCCTGAACCTCGGCTTGCGCGAATCGACGCTGCAAAACGCGCCGCTGGCCGGCTATGCCAGGCTGTCGGCCAACGCGAAACGCATAGACAGCGTGGATGCGGAACTGCGCCTGGGGCCGAACAGCCTGCTGGCCAAGGGCGCGCTGGGCGGCGCCACGGACAAGCTGGCGTGGAAACTCGACGCGCCGCAACTGTCGACCCTGGGTCCGCGCTTTGCCGGCGTGCTGCAGGCAGCCGGTTCCGTGAGCGGCAAGATGGATGCGCCGGCCGCGCAACTGACACTCGATGGCCGTGACCTGACCTTCTTTGGCGACCAGCAATTGAAATCCATCAAAGGCAGCGCCAGCGTGGGCGCCGGCCAGGGCGCGCTCGACCCCATGGTCAGCAGCCTGGACATCACGGGCTACAGCACGCCCACCTTCAAGCTGGCCAGCGCCCGCCTTGGTACGACGGGCACGCGCGGCAGCCATACGGTCAGTTTGACGGCGCGCAATGACGATTTCGATGCCACCGTACAAATCCGGGGCAGCCAGAGCGGTGCCAACTGGACAGGCACGATCGACAGCCTGCAAAACAAGGGCCGCTATGCGCTGGTGCTGCAAGCGCCCGTGCCCGTGAAAGTGGCCGGTCCCGCCGGCAGCGGCGTGGCGGGCCTGGGCCAGCCTGAACAGATCAGCGTGGGCAACACCGTCATCAAATTACCGGCAGGCAGCATCACCATGCAAAGCCTGGTCAAGAACGGCCCCCGCTGGACCAGTTCCGGCCAGGCGGCCGGCGTGGCGCTGACCTATCTGGCGCAAGTGATACCCTCGCTGCAAGCCAATGCGCGCAGCGACCTGACCCTGGGCGCGCAATGGTCGCTCGACATGCAGGTACCGACGGCCAAGCAGAAAGATCCGTCTTTGGCCGGCATGCTGCACATCTACCGCGAAAAAGGCGACGTGACGGTGGGCGTGGAACAGCCGCTGGCGCTGGGCCTGCGCACCTTCGATGCCCGCGTGGATGTAGCGAACCAGCAACTGCGCCTGGCCGTGAAACTCGATGGCGCGCGCGCGGGCCAGAGCGATATCAATGCCACCGTGCAAATGCTGGGTGGACGCATCAGCAACGACAGTGCCCTCTCGCTGACGGCCACCACCAACGTCGATACACTGGCCTGGCTGGCGCCGCTGACGGGCCAGCCAGGCCTGGAGCTGGGCGGCGCCCTGAAAATCGCGCTGGCCGGCAGCGGCAGCATCGGCGCGCCGCAATTGAATGGCGACATCAATGGCAGCAAGCTGCTGGTGAACTGGGCCGACCAGGGCTTGAAGTTGCGCAATGGCGTGCTGCAAGCCAAGCTGGCCGGCGATCAGTTGCAATTGCAGCGCCTGAGCTTTGACGGCGGCGATGGCAAGGTGCAGGCTGATGGCTGGGTACGCTTTGCGAATGGCGAAGCGAGCCTGGAATTGAAACTGATGGCCGACCGCCTGCAGGCGCTGTCGCGTCCCGACCGCACCTTGATCCTGTCGGGCAACAGCACCCTGGTGCGCAACGACAAGCGCTTCAGCTTCGAGGGCAAGTTCAAGGCCAACCGTGCGCTGATCGAACTGGCGCCGCAAGATACCCCCACGCAAAGCAGCGACGTGGTGGTGCTGGGCAAGGAAGTCAAGGGCAGCAAGGAAGCGCCTTCGCTGCCCCTGAATATCGACCTCGAGTTCGACCTGGGCAATGCCTTCCACTTGCGCGGCATGGGCCTCGACGCCGACCTGGCGGGCAATATACGCGCCCGCGTCATCAACCGCGCCGCGCCGCGCGTGACGGGCAGCATCAAAGTCAGCAACGGCCAGTACGCGGCCTATGGGCAAAAGCTGTCGATCGAACGGGGCTTGATCGCCTTCACGGGCGCCTACGACAACCCGTCCCTGAACATCCTGGCCGTGCGCAAGCGGCCCGAGGGCGAAGCGCTGTCGGAAACGAATGTGGAAGCGGGCGTGGAAGTGCGCGGCACGGCGCAGTCACCGACGGCCAAGCTGGTCTCCACGCCGAGCGTGTCGGACAGCGACAAGCTGGCCTGGCTGATCCTCGGCCACGGCGCGGAAACGGCGGCCGGCGATGAAATGGCCCTGCTGACGACGGCCGCAGGCGCCCTCTTCGGCGGCTCCGGCGGCGGCTTGCAGGGCAAGCTGGCCAATTCGCTGGGCCTCGACGAAGTGGGCCTGTCGCAGGCGCAAGGGCTGGAAAGCACGGTCGTCACCGTCGGCAAGCGCCTGTCGTCGCGCGCCTACCTGACGTTCGAACAAGGCACGAGCACGGCGACGAGCCTGGTCAAGCTGCGCTACAAGCTGAACCGCCGCATTACCCTGCAATTCCAGACGGGCACGAACAATGCACTGGACGTGTTGTACACGTGGGCGTTTGATTAG
- a CDS encoding autotransporter assembly complex family protein, with product MGQLTLAAAGSVILICPIAQARAQDGTQERTQERPQDAVADSPVSTEAAPAPLQYEVKVNAPGDLDDLLEKNLDLERFRGNPRMDRVQLQRLVRDTPEQARNLVATAGYYTPVVTVRVDTTGAKPVVIVDVEPGAPVTIDKVELELRGFDPTPPLAASEPYDTEALKRSWPLKAGSVFRQADWESAKRALLREVVQTRYPRAQLVDTQAVVDPETHKVSLLVVLDSGPELRFGELRIEGLKRYPEAIIRNLDKIRPGDYYSESALQSLQARLQDTGYFASVEVSADMSSILGEQIEAGQESQQAEASGAVPEARPVNRGPAPQLPLVVRVTENKQQNVSAGLGFSTNTGNRAQLNYDNLNVWGTRFKSALTMETKKQAAHANFYFPTTERGYNDSAGASFERSDISNEITAVTTISAKRNWGGTNLERSLTFEFLSEDKTVVGLEQTRSKSLPLTYAITKRSLDSLLFPTKGYVINAQVGGALLPVLTDERFVRVAGKAVYYRPLGEKGELIVRGEMGALGSKEKRGVPAVYLFRAGGDQSVRGYGYQELGVKEGDATVGGRYMLTGSAEYQYWFKPKWAIAAFYDAGNAADTVKAAMTPKSGYGLGGRYKSPVGPINVDVAYGHAVQKYRLHFSLGFTF from the coding sequence ATGGGTCAACTGACACTGGCGGCCGCTGGTAGTGTCATCTTGATATGCCCGATCGCCCAGGCCCGCGCGCAGGACGGAACACAGGAGCGCACGCAAGAGCGTCCGCAAGACGCCGTTGCAGACAGCCCCGTCAGCACGGAAGCGGCTCCCGCCCCGCTGCAGTACGAGGTCAAGGTCAACGCGCCCGGTGACCTCGATGACTTGCTGGAAAAAAACCTGGACCTGGAACGCTTCCGCGGCAACCCGCGCATGGACCGTGTGCAATTGCAGCGCCTCGTGCGTGATACGCCTGAGCAAGCCAGGAACCTCGTCGCCACGGCTGGCTACTATACGCCCGTCGTCACGGTGCGCGTCGATACGACGGGCGCCAAACCTGTCGTCATCGTCGACGTCGAGCCGGGTGCACCGGTGACCATTGACAAGGTCGAGCTGGAATTGCGCGGCTTCGATCCCACGCCGCCGCTGGCCGCATCCGAACCATATGATACGGAAGCGCTCAAGCGCAGCTGGCCGCTGAAGGCAGGCAGCGTGTTTCGCCAGGCCGACTGGGAATCGGCCAAGCGCGCGCTGCTGCGCGAAGTGGTGCAGACGCGTTATCCGCGCGCCCAACTGGTCGATACGCAAGCCGTGGTCGACCCGGAAACGCACAAGGTATCCTTGCTGGTGGTGCTCGACAGCGGCCCTGAACTGCGCTTTGGCGAACTGCGCATCGAAGGCCTGAAACGCTACCCGGAAGCCATCATCCGCAACCTCGACAAGATACGCCCGGGTGACTATTACAGCGAATCGGCGTTGCAATCGTTGCAGGCTCGCCTGCAGGACACGGGCTACTTTGCCAGCGTGGAGGTGAGCGCCGACATGAGCAGCATCCTGGGCGAGCAGATTGAGGCGGGCCAGGAAAGCCAGCAAGCCGAGGCCTCCGGCGCCGTCCCCGAAGCCAGGCCCGTCAACCGCGGCCCCGCGCCGCAGTTGCCGCTGGTGGTGCGCGTGACGGAAAACAAGCAGCAGAACGTCAGCGCCGGCCTTGGTTTCAGTACGAATACGGGCAATCGCGCCCAGCTCAACTATGACAACCTGAACGTGTGGGGCACGCGCTTCAAGAGCGCCCTCACCATGGAAACGAAGAAACAGGCGGCGCACGCCAATTTTTACTTTCCGACGACCGAACGCGGCTACAACGACAGCGCGGGCGCTTCGTTCGAACGCAGCGACATTTCCAATGAAATCACGGCCGTCACCACCATCTCGGCCAAGCGTAACTGGGGCGGCACCAACCTCGAACGCAGCCTGACGTTCGAGTTCCTCAGCGAAGACAAGACCGTCGTGGGCCTGGAACAGACGCGCAGCAAGAGCTTGCCCCTGACCTATGCCATCACCAAGCGCAGCCTCGACAGCCTGCTGTTCCCCACCAAGGGCTATGTCATCAATGCCCAGGTGGGCGGCGCCCTGCTGCCCGTGCTGACGGACGAGCGCTTCGTGCGTGTGGCCGGCAAGGCCGTGTATTACCGTCCGCTGGGCGAAAAAGGCGAGCTGATCGTGCGTGGCGAAATGGGCGCGCTGGGTTCGAAGGAAAAGCGCGGCGTGCCGGCCGTCTACCTGTTCCGCGCGGGCGGCGACCAGTCGGTGCGCGGCTATGGCTACCAGGAACTGGGCGTCAAGGAAGGCGACGCCACCGTCGGCGGACGCTACATGCTGACCGGCAGCGCCGAATACCAATACTGGTTCAAGCCGAAATGGGCGATTGCCGCCTTCTATGACGCCGGTAACGCGGCCGATACCGTGAAAGCGGCCATGACGCCGAAATCGGGCTACGGCCTGGGCGGGCGCTACAAGAGCCCCGTCGGCCCCATCAATGTCGACGTGGCATATGGCCACGCCGTCCAAAAATACCGTTTGCACTTCTCTCTGGGATTCACTTTCTGA
- the queC gene encoding 7-cyano-7-deazaguanine synthase QueC: protein MLATDSALVLFSGGQDSTTCLAWALKHYSRVETIGFDYGQRHAIELTVRPGVLEQMRQQSPEWDSRLGQDHMIDLSLISAISDTAMTQNVEIVMQENGLPNTFVPGRNLLFMTVAATVAYRRGLTVLVGGMCETDFSGYPDCRDDTMKALQVALNLGMNTRLKLETPLMWLDKAQSWDLAEDLGGQPLVDLIRSGTHTCYLGERGELHDWGYGCGTCPACALRANGYQQYAARKALK, encoded by the coding sequence ATGCTAGCAACTGATTCCGCACTGGTGCTCTTTAGCGGTGGGCAAGATTCCACCACCTGCCTGGCCTGGGCCCTCAAGCACTATAGCCGCGTGGAAACCATCGGCTTTGACTATGGACAGCGCCATGCGATCGAGCTGACCGTGCGTCCGGGCGTGCTCGAGCAGATGCGCCAGCAATCGCCCGAGTGGGACAGCCGCCTGGGCCAGGATCACATGATAGACCTGTCCCTGATTTCCGCCATTTCCGATACGGCCATGACGCAGAACGTCGAGATCGTCATGCAGGAAAACGGCTTGCCGAACACCTTCGTTCCTGGGCGCAACTTGCTGTTCATGACGGTGGCCGCCACCGTGGCGTACCGCCGCGGCTTGACGGTGCTGGTAGGCGGCATGTGCGAGACGGATTTTTCCGGCTATCCGGATTGCCGCGACGACACGATGAAGGCGCTGCAAGTGGCGCTGAACCTGGGCATGAACACGCGTTTGAAACTGGAAACGCCGCTGATGTGGCTGGACAAGGCGCAAAGCTGGGACCTGGCGGAAGACCTGGGCGGCCAGCCGCTGGTCGACCTGATCCGCAGCGGCACCCACACCTGCTATCTGGGTGAGCGGGGCGAGCTGCACGACTGGGGCTATGGTTGCGGCACTTGCCCCGCCTGCGCCCTGCGCGCCAACGGCTACCAGCAGTACGCTGCGCGCAAAGCCCTGAAGTAA
- a CDS encoding sterol desaturase family protein: protein MKSLFAALYGPVFWAGFIGAAACLVAACHFSLWVLPPLLLLALLTSLFAERYLPYDGAWNRDHGDVWRDSLHALVNEALYLLGLAAFPLLAGHLALGPFWPGQLPFWLQLLLAILIADCGITLVHYLSHRYYFLWKLHAVHHSVQRLYGFNGWMKHPLHLLLEAAGGMLPLLLLGIPEAVMAVLAFAVAVQLLLQHANVDMRMGPLRHVFAWAPLHRFHHMKYGTAGDVNFGLFFTCWDRLLGTAFDAPGYRMRGEDLGIGSRPDYPVAYLRQLIEPFRAEEGVRAPELPAGLRHGPQSTS, encoded by the coding sequence ATGAAATCTCTCTTCGCCGCGCTGTACGGCCCCGTCTTCTGGGCCGGCTTCATCGGCGCCGCCGCCTGCTTGGTGGCGGCTTGCCATTTTTCGCTCTGGGTCTTGCCACCCTTGTTGCTGCTGGCCCTGCTCACTTCCTTGTTTGCCGAACGCTATCTGCCGTATGACGGCGCGTGGAACCGCGATCATGGCGACGTCTGGCGCGACAGCCTGCATGCGCTCGTCAACGAAGCGCTGTACCTGCTGGGCCTGGCGGCTTTCCCCTTGCTGGCTGGCCATCTGGCGCTGGGGCCATTCTGGCCCGGCCAGTTGCCATTCTGGCTGCAACTGCTGCTGGCCATCCTGATCGCCGATTGCGGCATCACCCTGGTGCATTACCTGAGCCACCGTTATTACTTTCTGTGGAAATTGCATGCAGTACACCACAGCGTGCAGCGCCTGTATGGTTTTAATGGCTGGATGAAACACCCGCTGCATTTGCTGCTGGAAGCGGCGGGCGGCATGCTGCCGCTGTTGCTGCTGGGCATACCGGAAGCTGTCATGGCCGTGCTGGCGTTTGCCGTGGCGGTGCAATTGTTGTTGCAGCACGCGAATGTCGACATGCGCATGGGGCCGCTGCGCCACGTGTTTGCCTGGGCGCCATTACACCGTTTCCATCACATGAAATACGGCACGGCGGGCGACGTGAATTTCGGCCTGTTCTTTACCTGCTGGGATCGCCTGCTGGGCACAGCCTTCGACGCGCCCGGCTACCGCATGCGGGGCGAGGACCTGGGCATCGGCAGCCGTCCCGACTATCCCGTGGCCTACCTGCGGCAATTGATCGAACCGTTCCGCGCGGAAGAGGGCGTGCGCGCACCCGAGCTGCCGGCCGGCTTGCGCCACGGGCCTCAATCGACAAGTTAA
- a CDS encoding AraC family transcriptional regulator, giving the protein MKTIPSGWYDRPAVITKEPRLQHDSWQGTLWLAPDFAILHGAAGATDSHAHYAHQLMLSTGAPFTAELDGIVHTAQHLLVESLHPHAIVAAPSPVLTIYAEPQRLGGAALLAAAGSAGAPSLDSLAAALQAQPREILADARVQRALDQVDVLLSGKVSAAAVAEAAHLSLSQLERLFSAQLGLPVRRLVLWRRLRLAIRFILLGSTLTEAAHGAGFADAAHFSRTMRTLFGVRADRSLRQLNVKLLD; this is encoded by the coding sequence GTGAAAACCATCCCCAGCGGCTGGTATGATCGCCCCGCAGTCATCACCAAGGAGCCGCGTTTGCAGCACGATAGCTGGCAGGGAACATTATGGCTGGCGCCGGACTTTGCCATCTTGCATGGCGCAGCGGGCGCCACGGATAGCCACGCCCATTACGCGCACCAGCTGATGCTGAGCACCGGGGCGCCCTTCACGGCCGAGCTCGACGGCATCGTCCATACGGCGCAGCACTTACTGGTCGAGAGCCTGCACCCGCACGCCATCGTTGCTGCACCGTCACCCGTGCTGACCATCTATGCGGAACCGCAGCGCCTGGGCGGCGCGGCCTTGCTGGCGGCCGCCGGCAGCGCAGGCGCGCCCAGCCTGGACAGCCTGGCAGCCGCGCTGCAGGCACAGCCGCGCGAAATCCTGGCCGACGCACGCGTTCAGCGCGCGCTGGACCAGGTCGATGTCTTGTTGTCCGGCAAGGTCAGCGCGGCGGCCGTGGCCGAGGCGGCGCATTTGTCGCTGAGCCAGCTGGAACGCCTGTTCAGCGCCCAGCTGGGCTTGCCCGTGCGGCGTCTCGTGCTGTGGCGCCGCTTGCGCCTGGCCATCCGTTTCATCTTGCTCGGCAGCACCCTGACGGAGGCAGCCCACGGCGCCGGCTTTGCCGATGCAGCGCATTTTTCGCGCACCATGCGCACCCTGTTCGGCGTGCGCGCCGACCGCAGCTTGCGCCAGCTCAACGTCAAGCTGCTTGATTAA